In Nostoc sphaeroides, the genomic window ATAGACGGCAGCAATTACTCTCTCAATGTCTTCTTTGGTTGCATTTGCACGCAATTCCACAGGAGACTGATCGCTAAAAGGTTCTGTTCCCAGACGGGAAGCTGCTGTTGTAATAGCCATTGGTAATTTTCCTTTGTAAGTTAGTAGTTGGGAAAAGTTAGGAGTTAGGAGTTAGGAGTTAAGAGGAGGAGTAGAGTTAGGAATTCAAAACTCCTTACTTCTCACTCCTGGCTCCTAACTAACAACTTCTAACTCCTCCTTAATTCCCGATTCCCTATTTATACGGCTGTAATGCTAATAACCTTACTGCCCTTGCGATTCAACTGCTGCAATTTACTAGAAAGTTGCTCGTATGGTACGAGCAATTCCGCAGTACCACGCCGCACTACAGTTGAATTCGGGGAAGCTGCTTGTAACACTCTGATGCGGTATGTTTCCCCGCGACCACCTGTAGAAAGACCTGTTAAGGCTCCCGAAGAGACTGGGTAAATGGGTGAAGCTAGATTCTTAGCTACTTCCCAGGTTAGCCGCCCTTGTTTTTGTCCTTGAGCGCGATCGCTATTGGCGTAACCCCGATACAGTTGAAACAGTCGGCCATAGCTAACGTTTTTCAGTCCTACCTGGCTTTTAAAGCCTCGATAGTAGGGCACAATATTTTCGCCAAAACTCTCTTGATATTCTAATGAGTCAATGTAGGAATTAATCTCAGCTTCATAACCTTGTGAGTTGTAAAGCTCAACATGGTACGAAATTTCTGACTCATCTTGCGGGGCCCGCCCCAATAGGTGTTTATAATTCAACTCGATAAACCGAGTTTGGGAGTTGGAGTAGAAAAACTTATCCCGATAGAGTTCCGATTGAGCAATGGCTTGCACAAATCCCCTAACTGAGATTCCACCTTGCTGCAACAGTGATTCTGCACTGACAAGACGTTCTCCTTCCAGGAGATATTCATTACCCATAACCTGACGGTAAGCCGCCCGGATAACCACTGCTACATCCGCTTCTGTTCTATCGGGACGTAGTTCTACTAATGGTAAGTTTTCAAATTCTCCAATCCCTAATCTTGCTGCTTGTCCCAAAGCCGCCATCTTTACCCTCCTCAGTTTTTACTGCAAAACTGAAAACTTTTTAGAAAAATTTTTTCTAGTCTTTTAACAGTCTTTTGAATATAAAACTGCCCGGAGAGGTAAACAACTCATAGAACTCACTTGTCATAAGAGCTGATTTTCTCTCCGGGCTAAAGAAACACTCTAGCTTAGAGTATTGATTACATAGTCGATGTAAGAATTGGCTTCAACAGCTGGGTCACCGCTTAGACCGTGGTTAGCTTTGATGTACTTGAGAGCTTCAATGTACCAGCTAGGAGACAGATCAAAAGTCCGGTTGATTTCAGCCAAGCCAGAAATCAAGAAATCGTCCAAGGGACCTGTGCCACCAACAACTAAAGCATAAGTGATAATCCGCAAGTAGTAGCCGACATCACGTACACACTTGCCTTTGCCGCGTGCATCAGACGCGAAGTTGGGGCCTTGTTGTTGAGTGGTGTAAGGGAACTTGCTATAAACTGCTTGAGCAGCACCTTCGGTCAAGCGTTGAGCATTAGCGCTCAATGCTTTTGCTGCTTGTAAGCTAGCTGGTGCTTGGCGGAAGCGACCAAAAGCAACTTGAATTTCGGTGCTGCTGAGGTAGCGGCCTTGAGAATCAGCCGATGCGATTGCTTCCGTTAAAGGTGTTTTTGTCATTTTGGTATTTCCCTTTTACAAACTTGATTGTTGAAATTTTGTTTTGTCCTAATGGACGATTATCTCAGTCAATAGCAGCAGTATCTGCCTTAAGCTACTGCTGAAGCAGCACGATCAAAATAGCTAGCTATTTCAGATGATAGAGCGCTGCAATCTCCTCTGGTGATGTTGTTTGTATCGTTGACAATAGCCAGAGAAGCTTGTTTCAACTTTTGAATACCAACAGCAACTGAAGCTCCTGGAGTTCCCAATGCCAAGTAGGTTTCCCGCAAACCATTGAGGGCACGATCATCTAACACGCTGGAATCGCCAGCAAAGATCGCATAAGTGATATAGCGAAGAATGATGTCCAAATCTCTGATACAAGCAGCTGCACGACGGCTGGTGTAAGCATTACCACCGGGAGTGATCAATTGGGGTTGTTCTGCCCACAAATCACGAGCCGCAGCAGCAACTAGAGCTGACGCATTGCTGGTAATACGGTTAACAGCATCTGCACGCTTGTTACCATCTTTGACTAGTTCGCTCAATGCATCCAATTGTGCATCGGAGAGATATTCCCCACGTGTATCAGCTTGGGAAACTACTTTTGCAAATGCATCTAAAACCATTGCCTTAAATCTCCTAGTTTGCTTGGTTAAGAATAATTGGACTCAAAACTGAATGATTCAGTTTGTTTTTGATGTCAGTACTGCCTGACGAGTTACGAAAGGTTCAAAACAGACATCCACGGAATAAGTTTACGATCTCCAGGCTTTCAGATTAAAACTTTTGTTAAAAAACTTCAAACTTCTGTGAATGACTGGAAAACCTGATTAAGATGTTGTTTTTTCCTTCTAAGTTATCTTTATACAATGCTGCCGCGTCATTATTTATTACAAATTATTGTTATGTTTGTTAATTTAGTTTACATAACTTCACAGATTTATTTCTTTTAGCTATTGACAGAGAAGATTGGAGATTGAAGATCGCAGATTGCTTTATTGTTTTCCGAGAGTGACAAAACAGGGTTAAGCTCAAACCCTTTTCAAATCTCGTTTCCAGTCTCCGACTGGAAATACAGATCAATTGCGGCTCTTGCCGCTAGTGGTCTGTCCCATTAATTTTGCGGGGTTGTAGAGACGGGAAATTTCGCGTCTTTACAGGGTTTTGGTAACAAACTAATCAATCAGAATTAATGAGACAGAGCACTAGTAGTCTGTGCCATTAGTTATGAAGGGTTTGTAGTGAGCGATTTATCGCTCAAATCAAGGACTAAAGTCCTTACTACGAACTTTTATCGAAAAAGTAAGGGTTCAAAACCTCGCCGGAAGTCAAGCGAAAAAATCCTTGTATTCTCTTGGTAGCTTGAAACCCTCTGCCCGTTGTGTCGGGCTTAGTTTAATTGCGAATTGCTCTCTTCGTAGCGGGGCGAAGCCCATTACGAATTGCGAATTGATTTCATAACCCTTCTATTGCAAGAGGTCTGTTGAACTATGTAGGATTAGACTGGGTTCGGTTTTGAAGTAGCTGGATAATAGCAGCTTTTTCTAAGATTCCAACTAGGACACCATTCTTACGAATCACGGGAAGCACAGATAGCTTTTGTTGTTCGAGTAGCTGCATAACTTCCAGCAGAGGTTGATCGGATTGAACTGTGGTAGATTCGGTAATTGGTCGCATGACTTCTTTTACTTGAGTTTCTGACCACAGTGCTGTTGGGATGGTTCGTAAATTATCAATTGCGTAGGCGTAGCCCGTCGTAGACATCGCACCTACTAATTGTCCATCATCATCAGTCACTAAGAACCGATGCCAGTTTTGCCCACTTATAACTTGCTCATCGGCAAACTCTCTCAAGGTAAGATTACCAGATACAATCGGGCTATCAGGAGTTACAGCATCTTCGGCTGTCAAACCTGTGAGTTTTTCTTGCACTCTGGCAAATTGAGCAGCATTACCAGCATTTTGCAACAAGAAGAAGCCTATTAACAAGTTCCAGAAGTTACCGGCGTTGCCAAATAATACTAAGGGAAGTATACCTGAAAGAATTGCTACCCAACCAAAGATTTGCCCAACTCGACTAGCAAAGGTCACACCTTTATAAGGATTACCCGTGATTTTCCAAACTAGGGCTTTCAGTATATTTCCGCCATCTAAGGGTAAGCCAGGAATCAGATTAAACAGGGCTAATGCTAAGTTAACGGAAGCTAGAACACCAAGAATTGCAGCTAACGGCCCTGATGCAGCAGTAGTAACACCAATAGCTGTAACGATACCGCACAGTAGTAAGCTAACTAAGGGCCCGGCGATCGCTACCCAAAAAGCTTCACCTGGGGTTTTCGACTCTTTTTCTAAGCTAGCTAAACCGCCAAATATAAATAGTGTGATAGATTTGACATCAATTCCCTGACCAATCGCAACAAAACTGTGGCCTAATTCATGGGCGACGACAGAGGCAAATAACATCAGCGCACTCATCAGTCCTAGTAGCAAAGCTAATCCCGCAGATAATTGGGGAAATTGTGCCGCCAGTCCACTGCTATAGCTCCAAGTTACCAAACCCAGAACTAAAAACCATGACGGATGAATATAGAAGGGAATTCCGAAGAGATTACCAACGCGAATTGTGCCATTCATGTCGTTCACCTTTGATTTCAGCTTTGAGAAGTTTACTTTTTTCCTTCTCGATGTCTTCAGTGTAACGAAAGGTTAAGAGATTTTAATCTTGATGACGGTAGTGGTGTCCGTCTGTAAAGGTGCGGTTATTGGCATGAGGGGATCTTCGCGTGATGTGACTCAAACTTTAGATCCCCCAACCCCCTTAAAAAGGGGGCTAAGAAAAAGTTGCACACGACGTTTTGTATCAAAGTTAAGGGACTTCCAAGTAAAAAAATATTCCATTGCTATTGTTCACTGTTGACCGTTGACGGTTCACGAGTTTTTCAGTCAACAGTCAACAGTCAACAGTCAACAGTCAACGACTTGAATGTGGAATAATTTATTTTTTGGAGTTCCCTAAGTGAAATCCTATCAAGGAACTCCAAAAAATAAGTTATCCAATTTTTGGAATCAAAACGACTTTTCCTCACCCAACTAAAAGCTCCATCTGCTGAGAAATTTTCTGCAACATCGGGGCAATTATATCAGCAGGGACAGGACGACTGAAGTAGTAACCTTGACCTTCCTCACATCCCTGCATTTTCAGATAGTCAAGCTGTTCTTGGGTTTCTACACCCTCTGCGGTGATACTCAACCGGAGGCTTTTTGCGAGGGCAATAATGGCATTGGTAACGGCGGCGCTATCAGGATTGGACATAAGATCCTGCACAAATGACTGATCAATCTTCAGTATATTCACAGGAAAGCGCTTCAAGTAGCTCAAGGAGGAATAACCGGTGCCGAAGTCGTCTAGAGCCAACCATATACCCAGTTCTCGTAATTGTTTTAAGGTTTTAATCGATCGCTCAATGTTACCCATTAAGAAGCTTTCTGTTACTTCCAGTTCGAGATCAGATGCTTGGAGTTCAGTCTCCTCAAGAATTTGGTTGATCACCTCAACCAGATAGGGTTGTTCAAACTGTCGAGATGACAGATTCACAGACATCCTAATTGGGGTAAATCCAGCAAGCTGCCAAGCACGGTTTTGGGCGCAAGCAGTTCGCAAAACCCATTCGCCAATTGGTACGATCGCACCATTAGCTTCTGCGATCGGAATAAATTTTGCTGGAGAAATCATACCTAAAGTAGGATGCTGCCAGCGAATCAACGCTTCCACAGCTGTAATTTGTCCGCTATGTAAATCAATTAGAGGTTGATAATAAACCAGCATTTCGTTACGCTCAAGCGCCCCATGTAATTCATTTTCTAATGTCAATCGTTTCTGCAACTGAGCATTAATTTCCGGCGAATAGAATTCGTATTGGCTACGCCCTTGCTGCTTCGCTTGGTAAAGCGCTATGTGAGCCTGTTGCAAGAGTTGCTCTACGCTGTTGTGATCGTTGATGCCATTAATTGTTATCCCAATGCTAGCGGTGATATGAATCGAGTTACCCTCAATAGAAAAAGGTTTGCTCAGGGTACTCAACAGCAGCTGAGATAGCTTAATCACACTTTCAAAAGAAGCAATCTCCATTCGGACAAGAGCAAATTCATCTCCACTCAAATGGGCAAGAATATCTGTTTGTGCTATGCAGGTTGATAACCTCTGGGCAACTGCTCTTAACAACAAATTTATTGCCTTATGCTCCAATCCATGACTTATACCAGTGAAATCATCAATACTTAGCAAAAAGACAGCTACAAGACGCTGGTTATTTTCAGGTTTGGATAAAATTTCACGGAGGCGATCACAGAATAAATCACAATTGGGCAATCCAGTCAAGTTATCATAATTAGTGATGTGGTGAATTAACTCATCTAATTTGTGAAGAGTTCGTGAGGTATCTGCCATCAATGTACCCGCTTCATCAGCAAATTCTGTGGGCAATTCAGGTAGAGTTTTGGTGTTCAGATAATGTTGCAATGCAGCAGATGTCACAATGACCGGTTTGAGCAGATGGTTTAGCGCGTAGAGGGTGGCGGCTGTACCCGCTAACGTCGCCAACAGAGCAATAATCATAACTCGCGCTGCCATCTCCCAAGAATAGGAGTTTGAGATGACGAAACTCAAAAGTAAAGTCAAAAGTGGTACGTGAGTGCCCAAAAATGCCACCAACATAATTTTAGCGGTGTAACTTTTCTTGAGCCATCCTAAATTAGCTAGGAATGAGTAGAGGTAGAGTTTGTGATTGAGGTTCATAAATAATTTTTGATAGGAGAGCAAATTAGTTCCGAGCTATTCTGACAAAAAGTGTTTTTAATTCGCAATTTAGTGGAATAAGCTCTCGTGGAACCCAACCCTCATAAGGTTATATATTATGCTTCCCAATTTAGTTTTCTACTTGATATATATAACGATAAAGTTTCTGTAAAACTTATTTAATAAGGAATGTCAGCATTAATACGTAGCTAGATTAATGCTGATATTCTATTAATATTTATTAGTTTGTCTTCATGTGATATCAAAGACCATATAAAATTCCGGCTTGAATTTTGAAAGCATACTGAGGCTCAAAACCAGTTTTTGACCCCTTTTTCTTCTCTTATTGCGATAAATCTGGGTTAAGCTTCAAGTCTGGCCAAGCCTAATTTTGTGCAGCCTATTAGATAATTGGTATTATTCGGATTTGTGCAAAAAGTCAAGTTGATTGAGTTAATTATAAATATTTTTTACTTTTTTAGATTTTTTGATTTACTTGTATCCATAAAACTTTATTCTGAAAAACGATGTTTATAGCCAGTCAACTTGTATGAGTAGCGAAAAAACTACAGAATTGCCGCTCTGGGTACAAGATAGAGATATAGTCATTGCTCATGATGAAGAAGTACAGTGGCGAGAAGGAAAACGCCCGGATTATTCTTACACCAATGAATTTCTTCATCAAGAGAGTCAATTTCAGCATCCAGAAGGTTCTTTAGAAGCAATCGCACAAAACTTAGTCCGAAATTTTGAGATGGAAGCTTCTAATAAATCTAATCCTCAACAGTGGCTTTCGATTGTTACTGATAAGTTTAAGATGAGTACCAATGGAGGACAACAATATACTGCTCAGGATGTCGCAGTCGAAGGTACTTATAATCTGTTCCTGGGTGAAAGTGAGCAGTATAGCTCTGAAACAGAAACCTTTGAATCTTCATTTGAGGTTTTTCATAATGCTTTTGCTAATGGCTTCCTTTGGGAATTAACAGAAGTTCTTTCGGGGCCACCTAATGTTACTTTTAAGTGGCGACATTGGGGAACATTTAATGGTTCCTATAAAGACTATGCACCCACAGGAGAAACAATAGAAATCGTAGGAGTTAGTATTGCTCGCCTGAGTGATGATTTAAAGATTGAGTCTTTAGAGCATTATTTTGATAATAATGTCTTTCTTCAAAAATTAACCGCAGGGGGTTGTCCCTTCCATTCCCAAAAGGAGTAGCCCTGGCAGCTATAACAATCCTATCTGATTTGTGAAAATTCGCAGTGTCCAGATCCCCGACTTCTTAAAGAAGTCGGGGATCTAACTTTTCATGAATGATTTAGGATTGCTATAGAAGTCGCACTAGTTTGACTACATGAGACAAAATCTGCCTCCGCAGATTAGCAAACCTTTGATTTTGTATTAGTCCACGGAGGTGGACGAAAGTTTGTGTAGTAGCGACTTCTAGTCGCCTATTGATTGCTAGAAAAGAGTCGATTTGTAACTTCCTGTAACACCTTTAATGCTGTTAATGAACCTCGAATCAGCCGAATAGCTGCAAGAGGTTGTCGAAGCATTGCCATCGCTAAAGGCAAAGGATTTAGGGAGCCATCAGAGTTAATTGCTGGTGTGAGATCGGGGATATTGTGCTGACAATCGTCGCTGACTACTCGCAGCATTGCCACTGCAACTCCATCTGCATTGAAAAACTCTAGGGCGGTAAATGCTTCCATATCAACAACATCAGCTGCCAAAGTCTCACCCAAATAGCGTTTTTCGGCAGCAGACGAAATTACGCGATCGCTTGTCATAGACTTGACTAATGAGGCTTTTTCTGATATTGCAGAGTGTAATTGTGCTGTGAAAGTGCGATCGCACTCTAGCCGCTTCCCTTGATAAACACAATCTTCATACAGGACAATATCACCAACTGTATAGCGATCGCTCAAGCTACCACATATACCCATAATCAGCACTCTGGATGGAGCTAAAAATTGTCCTTGTTGTAGGTATTTAAGTAAAGGCTTCATCCCAACAGGTATAGCTACTATCGTTGGGATGGAACCAGTAATGCCGCTTAATCCGCGACAGACAGCTTTATATTCTGCTCCCTGAGGTACCAGAATTGTGGTAGTGGGCAAAAAATTAGGCACTAGCCCTCTCGACAGTTTCAAGTTTACGTTTGGGTATTAACTCAAGGATGCGGAGGGCGATACTGGCAAGTCTGGGTAGTAATTGCGGTTTCAGTAGTCGCGGATCATACTTGCTCATCCGGCGCTGATTTTCTGATAGACAAATGCTGAGAAACTTTTCGATTGTGAGGTCTTTGCTAAAAACGTCAGTACCCGTAACGGCGAAGCCAGTCTTACTAGGGTCATCATTGCCAAAGACGGCAATCAAATTACTGAGTGCCTTGCCGTAGTACCAGAGGGTTTTGATACTCCGCAGAGGCGTAAATCCCTGACCACGATGAATTTGTGTATAGGTAAACCAGTTGACAAAAAAGACAATATGGCGTGTCTCTTCGTCAATGATCGGATCAAAGATTGTGAAGATTGACTCAGGAAACACATTAGATTCACGAGCGATCGCAAATAGCCCATAAGCAAAGAAGGTATCCAGGCACTCTTCAAAGCCAAAGTGCGTAAAGACTGGCTCAATATTTTGGGGAACTTCAATAGGTTGACGTTTTGGTATTTGGATACCGTAACGGTCAATTAATGTTTGAAGTAAGCGGGCGTGGCGTAATTCTTCTTTACCTTGGAGAGCGATCGTATTTTGTAAAATAGGATCATTCACCATCGCTGCGTAACCACTAACTACTGCTCCGGCTTGTCGCTCTGTATCCAAAGCTTTATCCCAGAAGGGAATACTGCGTAGCAAAGTCAAGGCTGTATCGTCCAAATCTGGCCATGGCAGATTCTCAGGATCGTATTCCCTGTAGCTTTCCATAAAGCTCTGACAGAATAATTCCTTATGCTCAACAGAACCAAGTTTCATCTTTGAAGTTTCCTTTTGTATTAAAGATTGGGTCATATCTGAGTAACAATAAGTAATATTGCTGTTTAGTAGTAACAAAAATTCGCAAACCGAAGGTGATTGCTGTAGCATGACTAAATAATTGTGTCACCTACACGATAATTTTCCAAGATGGTAAAACTTCATAACTCCAAATCCGCACGAGAAGTCTTCAATATTTCTAAATTGGCGATTCAATATTCGTGGCTGACGGTGAGTTTTTGGATTGCCGTAACGGTAGCTGGTGTTCTGGCTTTCAGTTCCCTCAAGTATGCTTTGTTTCCAGATATTACCTTTCCAGTGGTGGTTGTGAATGCTACAGCCCCCCTGACAACTGCCCTGGATACAGAGGCGAAGCTCACTAAACCCCTGGAAGAACGCCTCCGCTCCCTAGAAGGACTGGAGAATATTCGCTCATCCACTTATCCTAGTCAAACAGCCGTTGCTCTTTCTTTCGCCGTTGGGACGAATTTAGAAACATCAACCAAAGAAGTTGAAACTGCCCTCAAGCAGTTGACTCTACCTCAAGGAGCGACTTCTAAAATTATTCCCCTGAATTTAAATGAGTCAGCCGCCATTAGTTATGCCATTGAGAGTCCCACGCGGAATCTTACAGATTTGACAAAGTTGGCGAAAGACGAGATTGTGAGTGCGATCGCTAAACTGCCAGGTGTCTTAAAAGTCTCACTGTTGGGTGGTGCTACTGCAACTCCTCCCGTAAATCCATTGAATGCGAGTGCAGCTATTCCCCAAGCAGGTGCAACATTAGTCCGATTCAATGGGCAAGATGCACTGGCATTTCAGGTAATCAAACGTGGCAATGCTAACACTTTGGAAGTAGTGAGTCGAGTTGAGAAAGAAGTCCAAAGGCTACGCTCTACCCTCAAGGATGTCAAACTCACCTTAGCTGCCACCCAAGCAGAATATATCCGCCAAGCCACCAAGTCAACAATTGATGCGCTGATGGAAGCAATTTTGTTGTCAATAGTGGTAATTTTTCCTTTTTTATGGAATTGGCGAGCCACCCTAATTTCTGCCTTAGCGATTCCTACGTCTTTGTTGGCGACGTTTATCGTCATGGCGATTTTCGGCTTCAACCTGGAGACGATTACGCTGCTGGCCTTGGCCTTAGTTATCGGTAGTGTAATTGATGATGCGATCATCGATGTCGAAAACATCATGCGGCACATCGAAGAGGGGGAAACTCCCCGCCAAGCCGCCTTTTCAGCTACAGATGAAATTGGCTTAACAGTCGTCGCCACCACTGCTACAGCAGTAGCGGTTTTTTTACCCATTGGTTTGATGGGAGGAGTAATCGGGCAGTTCTTTAAGCCATTCGGAATCACGGTTTCAGCAGCGATGATTGCTTCAACATTGGTTGCGCGTACTTTGTCACCCGCCTTAGCTACCTACTGGTTAAAACCTGCTACTTCAACTCCCCGACGCCAGGAAACAAACACCTGGGCGAATTTTACTCAATATTACAGAAACTTACTCCACTGGTCTTTAAACCACCGCAAAACAGTCGTCACCTTAGCTATACTCAGCTTTGTTGCAGGTATGGCACTGAGTCTATTCATTCCCAAAGGGTTTATTCCTAAATTAGATCGCGGCGAGTTCAATATTACTTATACCGCCCCCTTACCAAAAATCCCTGAGCAATTTTTGCAAGGACGAGCAGGAATTTCTCCCTCATCTCCCTCATCTCCCCCATCTCCCCTATCTCTCTCATCCCCAATTCCCATCCCCAACCCTTTGAATGATTCTCTAGAGGTTGCCAAAAAACTAGAAGATGTGGTGAGAAAATCTCCAGTAGTGGAAACTGTGTTTACTACTGTTGGTTCTCGTGAGGGTGAGCCAAATAAAGGTACGCTTTATGTGAAGCTCAAAGAAAACCGCAACATCAAGACTGGGGAAGTACAAGACCAATTACGCTCATCTTTGCCTAATCTCCCTGGTGTAAGTACCAGCGTGGAAGATATTCAATTTGTTGACACTGGTGGACAAAAACCCTTACAGGCATCACTACGAGGCGATAACCTCCAAAGCCTCAGCAAAGCTGCCAAGGCAATTAAAGAGCGTATCGAAAAACTACCGGGATTTGCTGATGTCACTGTCACAAGTGAAACTAATGCACAGGGTACAGTTTTTCAAATTGAGCGGCTCAACAATCAAAGAGTTGCCTATATTAGTGCCAATCTGGGCAAAGATTTGTCCTTGGGTAGTGCCACAGACCAAATAGTGGAACAAGCAAAAGCAGTATTACCTGCTGGTGTAACTTTAGACTTGGGAGGAGATTCTGCCCGCCAAGGTGAAGTATTTAGTAGTTTTGGTAGTACTTTGCTTTTATCAGCACTGTGCATTGTCGTGGTACTGATTCTGCTATTCAAAAGCTGGATAGACCCAGTAGTTATTGGTGTTTCTTTGCCCTTGTCAATTGTCGGCGCTATGTTGGCTTTACTCTTCACCAAGAGTGACTTTGGCATGATCTCACTGATTGGCTTTGTATTTTTGTTAGGACTAGCAAACAAAAATGCCATCTTACTGGTAGATTACATCAACCAACTCCGCAAATCTGGATTAGACCGCACAGAGGCGATTCTCAGGGCGGGGCCAGTGCGCCTCAGACCAATTATGATGACCACTGCCTCTACACTTTTAGGAATGCTACCGATCGCATTAGGTTTTGGGGCTGGTTCGGAATTGCGATCGCCTATGGCTGTAGCGATCGCTGGTGGACTCGTAACTTCAACTATCCTCAGTTTGATTGTTGTGCCGGTAGTCTACGCCATTTTAGATGATTGGTTTCCCCGATTTCAGACCAGGGAGAAAGGTTGATGCAAGTTTTTGTGACTGGGGGTACGGGCTTTATTGGTGCCCACTTAGTACGGTTGTTACTCCAACAAGGATATGATATCAAAGCCCTGGTGCGCTCAAACAGCAATTTGGAGAATCTACGCGGTTTGGAGGTGGAAATTGTCAAAGGCGATTTGAACGATCCAAATCTCTGGCAACAGATGAGAGGTTGTGAATATTTATTTCATGTAGCAGCCCATTATTCCCTGTGGCAAACAGACCGAGAGTTACTCCACCATAACAATGTCCTGGGTACGCGCAATGTGTTGGCAGCAGCCCGCAAAGCTGGCATTGAGCGCACGGTTTATACTAGTTCGGTAGCGGCAATTGGGGTAGGATCATCTGGGGAAGTTGTGGATGAAACACATCAGAGTCCCTTAGAAAAGTTGGTTGGTGACTACAAAAAATCTAAGTTTCTCGCTGAACA contains:
- a CDS encoding efflux RND transporter permease subunit; translated protein: MVKLHNSKSAREVFNISKLAIQYSWLTVSFWIAVTVAGVLAFSSLKYALFPDITFPVVVVNATAPLTTALDTEAKLTKPLEERLRSLEGLENIRSSTYPSQTAVALSFAVGTNLETSTKEVETALKQLTLPQGATSKIIPLNLNESAAISYAIESPTRNLTDLTKLAKDEIVSAIAKLPGVLKVSLLGGATATPPVNPLNASAAIPQAGATLVRFNGQDALAFQVIKRGNANTLEVVSRVEKEVQRLRSTLKDVKLTLAATQAEYIRQATKSTIDALMEAILLSIVVIFPFLWNWRATLISALAIPTSLLATFIVMAIFGFNLETITLLALALVIGSVIDDAIIDVENIMRHIEEGETPRQAAFSATDEIGLTVVATTATAVAVFLPIGLMGGVIGQFFKPFGITVSAAMIASTLVARTLSPALATYWLKPATSTPRRQETNTWANFTQYYRNLLHWSLNHRKTVVTLAILSFVAGMALSLFIPKGFIPKLDRGEFNITYTAPLPKIPEQFLQGRAGISPSSPSSPPSPLSLSSPIPIPNPLNDSLEVAKKLEDVVRKSPVVETVFTTVGSREGEPNKGTLYVKLKENRNIKTGEVQDQLRSSLPNLPGVSTSVEDIQFVDTGGQKPLQASLRGDNLQSLSKAAKAIKERIEKLPGFADVTVTSETNAQGTVFQIERLNNQRVAYISANLGKDLSLGSATDQIVEQAKAVLPAGVTLDLGGDSARQGEVFSSFGSTLLLSALCIVVVLILLFKSWIDPVVIGVSLPLSIVGAMLALLFTKSDFGMISLIGFVFLLGLANKNAILLVDYINQLRKSGLDRTEAILRAGPVRLRPIMMTTASTLLGMLPIALGFGAGSELRSPMAVAIAGGLVTSTILSLIVVPVVYAILDDWFPRFQTREKG